A region from the Triticum aestivum cultivar Chinese Spring chromosome 3D, IWGSC CS RefSeq v2.1, whole genome shotgun sequence genome encodes:
- the LOC123075880 gene encoding rho GTPase-activating protein 2 isoform X2 translates to MDVGGGSSGGGEEEEVDRAAGAGSSQPQRMKIGWPTDVRHVAHVTFDRFHGFRGVPAELQPEPALAKAPSASKTAFGVSTESMQCAHDARGNSVPTILLLLQRRLYEQGGLKTEGIFRVAADGAQEQRVRDQLDLAASVPEDADVHCLAGLIKAWFRELPGGLLDALPEEEVAGCATEEAAARLIGKLPAAKAALLDWAVQLMADVASEEARNRMGTRNVAMVFAPNMTEEVDPLTALKYAVQVMNFLNLLIERALRQRQQDQKKKQPK, encoded by the exons ATGGAcgtcggcggcggcagcagcggcggtggcgaggaggaggaggtggaccgGGCCGCCGGCGCCGGCAGCAGCCAGCCGCAGCGGATGAAGATCGGCTGGCCCACCGACGTGCGCCACGTCGCGCACGTCACCTTCGACCGCTTCCACGGCTTCCGCGGCGTCCCCGCCGAGCTCcagcccgagcccgccctcgccaaGGCCCCCAGCGCCAG CAAGACGGCGTTCGGCGTGTCGACGGAGTCGATGCAGTGCGCGCACGACGCGCGGGGGAACAGCGTGCCCACCATCCTGCTCCTCCTGCAGCGCCGCCTGTACGAGCAGGGCGGGCTCAAGACGGAGGGCATCTTCCGCGTGGCCGCCGACGGCGCGCAGGAGCAGCGCGTCAGGGACCAGCTCGACCTCGCCGCCTCCGTGCCGGAGGACGCCGACGTGCACTGCCTCGCGGGGCTCATCAAGGCCTGGTTCAGGGAGCTGCCGGGCGGCCTGCTGGACGCgctgccggaggaggaggtggcgggctGCGccacggaggaggcggcggcgaggctgaTCGGTAAGCTGCCGGCGGCCAAGGCGGCGCTGCTCGACTGGGCCGTGCAGctcatggcggacgtggcgagcgaggAGGCGCGGAACCGGATGGGCACCCGCAACGTCGCCATGGTCTTCGCGCCCAACATGACGGAG GAGGTGGATCCTCTGACAGCGCTCAAGTACGCGGTGCAGGTGATGAACTTCCTCAACCTGCTCATCGAGCGGGCGCTCCGACAAAGGCAGCAAGATCAGAAGAAGAAGCAACCTAAATAG
- the LOC123075880 gene encoding rho GTPase-activating protein 2 isoform X1 gives MDVGGGSSGGGEEEEVDRAAGAGSSQPQRMKIGWPTDVRHVAHVTFDRFHGFRGVPAELQPEPALAKAPSARYTHLPPSSRRLSQSIFLLGIQSSMIVSVSGVRVCSKTAFGVSTESMQCAHDARGNSVPTILLLLQRRLYEQGGLKTEGIFRVAADGAQEQRVRDQLDLAASVPEDADVHCLAGLIKAWFRELPGGLLDALPEEEVAGCATEEAAARLIGKLPAAKAALLDWAVQLMADVASEEARNRMGTRNVAMVFAPNMTEEVDPLTALKYAVQVMNFLNLLIERALRQRQQDQKKKQPK, from the exons ATGGAcgtcggcggcggcagcagcggcggtggcgaggaggaggaggtggaccgGGCCGCCGGCGCCGGCAGCAGCCAGCCGCAGCGGATGAAGATCGGCTGGCCCACCGACGTGCGCCACGTCGCGCACGTCACCTTCGACCGCTTCCACGGCTTCCGCGGCGTCCCCGCCGAGCTCcagcccgagcccgccctcgccaaGGCCCCCAGCGCCAGGTACACGCATCTTCCTCCCTCCTCTCGCCGTCTGTCCCAATCCATCTTCCTCCTCGGCATTCAATCATCGATGATCGTCTCCGTGTCCGGCGTGCGTGTGTGCAGCAAGACGGCGTTCGGCGTGTCGACGGAGTCGATGCAGTGCGCGCACGACGCGCGGGGGAACAGCGTGCCCACCATCCTGCTCCTCCTGCAGCGCCGCCTGTACGAGCAGGGCGGGCTCAAGACGGAGGGCATCTTCCGCGTGGCCGCCGACGGCGCGCAGGAGCAGCGCGTCAGGGACCAGCTCGACCTCGCCGCCTCCGTGCCGGAGGACGCCGACGTGCACTGCCTCGCGGGGCTCATCAAGGCCTGGTTCAGGGAGCTGCCGGGCGGCCTGCTGGACGCgctgccggaggaggaggtggcgggctGCGccacggaggaggcggcggcgaggctgaTCGGTAAGCTGCCGGCGGCCAAGGCGGCGCTGCTCGACTGGGCCGTGCAGctcatggcggacgtggcgagcgaggAGGCGCGGAACCGGATGGGCACCCGCAACGTCGCCATGGTCTTCGCGCCCAACATGACGGAG GAGGTGGATCCTCTGACAGCGCTCAAGTACGCGGTGCAGGTGATGAACTTCCTCAACCTGCTCATCGAGCGGGCGCTCCGACAAAGGCAGCAAGATCAGAAGAAGAAGCAACCTAAATAG